One region of Quercus lobata isolate SW786 chromosome 2, ValleyOak3.0 Primary Assembly, whole genome shotgun sequence genomic DNA includes:
- the LOC115966814 gene encoding uncharacterized protein LOC115966814 translates to MAYELEELWSKLTFTEEEGEDIELGCESTRAAREIGKNCLVMKILTQRFIVLDALRKHLKMLWKPNKGLWISEIEGEMFLVEFGDCRDKKRILEMCPWSYEKQLVLLQEFEGERVPKEITMKWTPFWVQIYNLPLMSTTQESDLVIGGKIGRVLDVDVPEKGVQWGKYLRVRVSVDVKKKLVRGKKVTIEGGEAKWVFFKYERLPNFCYQCGRLDHGVKECKEGAGSENIASDEGMQYGAWLRGEPGRRGGWEQGRMGDENDGEGRQYKGVTMRKKHVDDTFRR, encoded by the coding sequence ATGGCATACGAGCTGGAAGAACTTTGGAGTAAGTTAACTTTTACGGAAGAAGAGGGAGAGGATATAGAACTAGGATGCGAGAGCACAAGGGCGGCGAGGGAGATCGGAAAAAATTGTTTAGTGATGAAGATACTCACGCAGCGCTTCATTGTCCTAGACGCACTCCGAAAACACTTGAAGATGCTATGGAAACCGAACAAGGGTTTATGGATATCAGAAATAGAAGGGGAAATGTTCCTGGTGGAGTTTGGAGATTGTAGGGACAAAAAACGAATCTTGGAGATGTGTCCTTGGAGCTATGAGAAACAACTTGTACTTTTACAGGAGTTTGAGGGTGAAAGAGTTCCAAAGGAAATCACTATGAAGTGGACTCCTTTTTGGGTGCAAATATACAACCTCCCTCTGATGAGCACGACTCAAGAATCCGATCTGGTGATAGGTGGAAAAATTGGTAGGGTGCTTGATGTGGATGTGCCTGAGAAGGGTGTTCAGTGGGGTAAGTACCTGCGGGTGAGGGTCAGTGTTGACGTCAAGAAAAAGCTGGTCAGGGGGAAGAAAGTAACCATCGAAGGAGGAGAAGCCAAATGGGTTTTCTTTAAATACGAACGGTTACCTAACTTCTGTTACCAGTGTGGGAGATTGGATCATGGCGTGAAGGAATGTAAGGAAGGAGCAGGTTCGGAAAACATAGCAAGTGATGAGGGAATGCAATATGGAGCTTGGCTTAGAGGTGAACCAGGGAGAAGGGGAGGTTGGGAGCAAGGAAGAATGGGGGACGAAAATGACGGAGAAGGCAGGCAGTATAAGGGGGTGACGATGAGAAAGAAGCACGTCGATGACACGTTCCGGCGATAA